The following nucleotide sequence is from Buchnera aphidicola BCc.
CGCTCTATATGGAAAATTTGTGCATATTGCATAACAATTTTCTATTTTAAAAAATTATTTTTAAAAAGATAAGTCAATATAATAATGAAAAATTTTATACAACATATTGGTGTTTTAGTTCCACTAGATATATCAAATATTGATACAGATATTATTATTCCGAAACAGTTTTTACAAAAAATCACACGTACTGGTTTTGGTAAACATTTATTTTTTAATTGGAGATTTAAAGATTCTGAAGGAAAAATTAAAAATGATAAATTTATTTTGAATCATGATAATTATCGAAAAGCCAGTATTTTATTAACAAGAGAAAATTTTGGTTGTGGTTCTTCTCGAGAACACGCAGTTTGGGCTTTAATGGATTATGGATTTAAAGTCATTATAGCTCAGAGTTTTTCTGATATATTTGTTAATAATTGTTTAAATAATAGATTATTATTAATTTCTCTTTCTAAAAAACATATTGAAAAATTATTTTTTATAACTCAACACAAAAAAAGAAAAATTTGTTTAATTGATTTATTGAAAGAAAAAATTATTGTAGATAAATATAATAT
It contains:
- the leuD gene encoding 3-isopropylmalate dehydratase small subunit, which produces MKNFIQHIGVLVPLDISNIDTDIIIPKQFLQKITRTGFGKHLFFNWRFKDSEGKIKNDKFILNHDNYRKASILLTRENFGCGSSREHAVWALMDYGFKVIIAQSFSDIFVNNCLNNRLLLISLSKKHIEKLFFITQHKKRKICLIDLLKEKIIVDKYNISFKIDFIQKQSIMYGFDNIDYTLKHKKKIDLYEKKKNKYVFF